The following proteins come from a genomic window of Fibrobacter sp. UWP2:
- a CDS encoding lysoplasmalogenase family protein has protein sequence MMKRIHITAFLIVVTILAVAFFVRDWYVFYQCGAVEQCLVDSSHFQNYAKFAVTAIMTIVALFIGKDALCKRDRRFLQLSFVFALCADFCLKILHNVASLFEHSGDYTLLGICFFMVVQALFIYRHTRESDDDKHTPGIIVVPFVVMFICNALHLFGVFGGPTIPTVATYGAFLICSLIVAWQAPKKGYFPAKNARNIKRGMILFFCCDACVGISLATGADHSLQEIVATVANNFVWYFYTPALILLALSGYRRDR, from the coding sequence ATGATGAAAAGAATACACATAACCGCATTTTTAATTGTCGTCACGATTCTTGCCGTGGCGTTCTTTGTTCGCGACTGGTATGTATTTTACCAGTGCGGTGCCGTTGAACAGTGCCTGGTGGATTCCAGCCATTTCCAAAATTATGCCAAGTTCGCTGTGACGGCAATTATGACCATTGTCGCCCTCTTTATTGGCAAGGATGCCTTGTGCAAGCGGGATCGCCGCTTTTTGCAGCTCAGCTTTGTGTTCGCCCTGTGCGCGGACTTTTGCCTCAAGATCCTCCACAATGTGGCGAGCCTGTTTGAGCACAGCGGCGACTACACGCTGCTCGGCATTTGTTTTTTTATGGTGGTCCAGGCGCTGTTCATTTACAGGCATACCCGCGAGAGCGATGACGACAAGCATACGCCGGGCATTATTGTGGTGCCGTTCGTTGTGATGTTCATTTGCAACGCGCTCCACTTGTTTGGCGTGTTCGGCGGGCCGACCATCCCCACCGTGGCTACCTACGGCGCCTTCCTCATTTGCAGTTTGATTGTGGCGTGGCAGGCTCCCAAAAAAGGCTACTTCCCGGCAAAGAACGCGCGCAATATCAAGCGCGGCATGATTCTATTCTTTTGCTGCGACGCCTGTGTGGGCATTTCCTTGGCGACCGGCGCCGACCACAGCCTGCAAGAGATCGTGGCGACCGTTGCCAACAACTTTGTGTGGTACTTCTACACGCCGGCGCTAATACTTTTGGCCCTTAGCGGGTATCGCCGCGACAGGTAG
- a CDS encoding glycoside hydrolase encodes MKYWSKYLMMAVFAMAALAANSMAQTKVVVDPSKKYQTFEGWGSSLCWWAVKAGAWDEANYQKLVGAIADPDTGLGYTIFRYNIGGGDQPGHNHLTKGDGGGKVPGYKTSESGSYDWSADPGQRNILMALNKRVKDPIYEAFSNSPPWWMTKSGCVSGSNDGSDNLKEDYFDDFAEYLSEVAKHFKTEWGVTFRTVEPFNEPSAGWWKANGDQEGCGFKNNQSKMIVELGKALKSKGLFPETMVSAADETSIKQAHDQLGNYTAEALSYLGQVNTHSYSDGSYRAQLYNRAFALGKRLWQSETGPLHKSGDENITLWMANVIIQDLRDMKAEAWIDWQLGDPAENWRTFAMNHSKQTFSYGPRYYMHAAFSRFIRPGSRIIASDNGNTLAALRPDGALVIVVRNSGSSDVNYSFDLSGFESAGSTVKVHQFALPGSLKALSDLKVANKAIAMTAPSNTVTTLVVADVDPGAGGQCTPSDLIPYVKVHDGGWNETTSVEPNKGDSLVIGPHPYDGGRWLWSGPNGFSYAGREVRFKNMDGTMSGVYTGTYTNAVGCESSVDIKVVVNDPDHPYVEPDTSTTGIRVARRGAELELTAPRQQLHVNVYDMQGVLVKRQEVVGSATLSLQGLPRGAYLVQVRNNRGKTLLQRMVH; translated from the coding sequence ATGAAATACTGGAGCAAGTATTTAATGATGGCGGTCTTCGCCATGGCGGCCCTTGCCGCAAATTCCATGGCGCAAACGAAGGTCGTCGTGGACCCTTCCAAAAAGTACCAGACCTTTGAGGGCTGGGGCTCTAGCCTGTGCTGGTGGGCTGTGAAGGCGGGCGCCTGGGACGAAGCGAACTACCAAAAGCTGGTGGGCGCGATTGCCGACCCCGATACGGGCTTGGGCTACACGATTTTCCGTTACAACATTGGCGGCGGAGACCAGCCGGGTCACAACCATTTGACCAAGGGCGATGGCGGTGGCAAGGTGCCGGGTTACAAGACTAGTGAATCGGGCAGTTACGACTGGTCGGCGGATCCGGGGCAGCGCAACATTTTGATGGCGCTCAACAAGAGGGTGAAGGACCCGATTTACGAGGCGTTCAGCAATTCGCCGCCGTGGTGGATGACCAAGAGCGGTTGCGTGTCGGGCTCGAACGACGGCAGCGACAACCTCAAGGAAGATTACTTTGACGATTTTGCCGAGTACCTCTCCGAGGTGGCGAAGCACTTCAAGACGGAATGGGGCGTCACCTTCCGCACGGTGGAGCCGTTCAACGAGCCGAGCGCCGGCTGGTGGAAGGCGAACGGCGACCAGGAGGGCTGCGGTTTTAAGAACAACCAGTCCAAGATGATTGTGGAGCTGGGCAAGGCGCTCAAGAGCAAGGGGCTGTTCCCGGAGACCATGGTGAGCGCCGCCGACGAGACCTCGATTAAGCAGGCTCATGACCAGCTGGGCAACTACACTGCCGAGGCGCTTTCGTACCTGGGCCAGGTGAACACGCACAGCTATTCGGACGGCAGCTACCGTGCGCAACTGTATAACCGCGCCTTTGCCCTGGGCAAGCGCCTGTGGCAATCGGAGACGGGACCGCTGCACAAGAGCGGTGACGAGAACATCACGCTGTGGATGGCGAACGTGATTATCCAGGACCTGCGCGACATGAAGGCAGAGGCGTGGATAGACTGGCAGCTGGGCGACCCCGCCGAGAACTGGCGCACCTTCGCCATGAACCACAGCAAGCAAACGTTTTCGTATGGCCCGCGCTATTACATGCATGCCGCATTCAGCCGGTTTATCCGTCCGGGCTCCCGCATTATCGCAAGCGACAATGGCAATACATTGGCGGCGCTCAGGCCCGACGGGGCGCTTGTGATTGTGGTGCGCAACAGCGGTTCTAGCGACGTGAATTACAGTTTTGACTTGAGCGGGTTCGAATCGGCAGGCTCGACGGTGAAGGTCCACCAGTTCGCCTTGCCCGGGAGTCTCAAGGCTCTCTCGGATTTGAAGGTCGCGAACAAGGCGATTGCCATGACGGCCCCGTCGAACACGGTGACGACGCTGGTGGTGGCCGACGTGGACCCGGGTGCGGGCGGTCAGTGCACGCCCAGCGACTTGATTCCCTACGTGAAGGTGCATGACGGCGGTTGGAACGAGACGACCTCAGTGGAACCCAACAAGGGCGATTCCCTGGTGATTGGCCCGCATCCCTATGACGGCGGGCGTTGGCTGTGGTCTGGCCCCAACGGCTTTAGCTATGCGGGCCGCGAAGTGCGCTTCAAGAACATGGACGGGACCATGAGCGGCGTTTATACGGGCACCTACACCAATGCGGTGGGCTGTGAAAGCTCTGTGGACATCAAGGTGGTGGTGAACGACCCGGACCACCCCTACGTGGAGCCCGACACCTCGACGACAGGCATTCGCGTTGCCCGTCGTGGCGCCGAATTGGAATTGACTGCCCCGCGTCAGCAACTGCATGTGAACGTGTACGACATGCAGGGAGTCTTGGTAAAGCGCCAAGAGGTGGTTGGCTCGGCCACGCTCTCACTCCAGGGATTGCCTCGCGGCGCCTACCTTGTACAAGTTCGCAATAATCGCGGTAAAACGCTCTTACAGCGGATGGTACATTGA
- a CDS encoding GDSL-type esterase/lipase family protein — translation MKNFIEELAFMPATIFALTLPFSFAYSADSYKFDFGDGPVAAGYTQIKSSTKFSESQGYGFESGTVKSVDRLWDDELTTDFLTCSGEMVFSVVLPQANYEVTVTFGDGENDAETTIKAENRKLLFDRVTTAGAVFSTQSVSLRRMETKSIDGSVTMKIKDRENGYRTWDNKLTFVISGKAPAVAGIEIKKKPDVTTLWLCGNSTVVDQLTAPWSGWGQMIPGFFKSSVAVANYAESGLTASGFLSMKRLDKILAEVRKNDYVFVEFAHNDQKNANDVANYENTLKSYCDKIKAKGAIPVLVTSTARQGELDPATSVGGLPEKMRKFAKSNGIICLDLNQRTVELQKALGSEKYQLYMHTASDKTHFCEYGGYELARAMLLEIEEKIPALKPHFRDDYEPLNTAKPDPTDVLSLPKDPITAGGLINVDEEVPGVETPVDSVYEEVEGLRKKEVRSLYKEGLRKQFLINGRAYRDRARNWNPTYTR, via the coding sequence ATGAAAAACTTTATTGAAGAACTTGCCTTCATGCCTGCAACGATATTTGCCTTGACTTTGCCTTTCAGTTTTGCGTATTCTGCCGATAGCTACAAGTTTGATTTTGGGGATGGACCCGTTGCTGCGGGTTATACCCAAATCAAGTCGAGTACCAAGTTCTCGGAATCGCAGGGCTATGGCTTTGAATCGGGAACGGTCAAGTCGGTGGATCGCCTTTGGGACGATGAACTCACCACGGATTTTTTGACATGCTCAGGAGAAATGGTGTTCTCTGTGGTGTTGCCCCAGGCAAACTACGAAGTGACCGTTACTTTTGGCGATGGTGAAAATGATGCCGAGACCACCATCAAGGCCGAAAACCGCAAATTGTTATTCGACAGGGTGACGACCGCGGGTGCCGTATTCTCTACACAGTCCGTTTCACTCCGCCGCATGGAAACCAAGAGTATTGACGGCAGCGTGACCATGAAGATTAAGGACAGGGAAAATGGCTATAGGACTTGGGACAACAAACTCACGTTTGTCATCAGCGGAAAAGCCCCTGCCGTGGCGGGTATCGAAATCAAGAAGAAACCTGACGTGACGACCCTGTGGCTTTGCGGGAACTCCACCGTGGTGGACCAGCTGACGGCTCCATGGTCGGGCTGGGGGCAGATGATACCTGGATTCTTCAAGTCTTCGGTTGCTGTTGCCAACTACGCAGAATCGGGCCTTACGGCTAGTGGCTTTTTGTCGATGAAACGCTTGGACAAGATCCTTGCCGAAGTCCGCAAAAACGACTACGTGTTTGTGGAGTTTGCCCACAACGATCAAAAGAATGCGAATGACGTTGCCAATTACGAGAATACGCTGAAGTCTTATTGCGACAAGATTAAGGCCAAGGGCGCTATCCCCGTGCTAGTGACATCGACGGCGCGCCAAGGGGAACTGGACCCTGCGACCAGCGTGGGCGGGCTCCCCGAGAAGATGCGCAAGTTCGCCAAGTCCAACGGGATTATCTGTTTGGATTTGAACCAGCGTACGGTGGAACTGCAAAAGGCGTTGGGCAGCGAAAAGTACCAACTCTACATGCACACTGCTAGCGACAAGACCCACTTTTGCGAATACGGCGGTTACGAACTTGCGCGTGCCATGCTCCTGGAAATCGAGGAAAAGATTCCGGCGCTTAAGCCGCACTTCCGTGATGACTACGAACCGCTGAATACCGCGAAGCCCGACCCGACGGACGTGTTGAGCCTCCCCAAGGACCCCATTACTGCTGGCGGCCTGATTAACGTTGACGAGGAGGTCCCCGGTGTGGAAACTCCCGTTGATTCGGTTTACGAGGAAGTGGAGGGATTGAGGAAAAAAGAGGTTCGGAGTTTGTATAAGGAAGGTTTACGGAAACAGTTCCTAATAAATGGCAGGGCTTATAGGGACCGTGCCAGGAATTGGAATCCAACATATACTCGCTAA
- a CDS encoding right-handed parallel beta-helix repeat-containing protein — translation MKMKRMLCAAVIALAAAETFGAVYYVAPDGKNTNKGTKDSPFATLNKANSVVNAGDTVWIRGGTYLHTDTNYVKNDNMFAGIHLTKSGSSDNKRIHYLAYPGEKPVIDFSKMPIADGSNNIRYTSGILIQAQYLHLKGLEVKNVPMKGESNVGVYISRSKHIFLELMDSHHNGGSGFFVNERGTGSAGGHLFLNCDSHDNYDPNGRQGDGQNADGFGVHYQQGGDTTKFIGCRAWWNSDDGWDFISQEFPVVIENSWAMGHGYSNYGTGKPKDGNGNGFKAGSSKTGVRHTIRNCVAWKNKASGFYANHSSGGNDWFNNTAYMNGTAFNMWASTWDANDNRTDGVVLKGSKAHVMKNNIAFPNKTAYIGGEYAAGEYNTWNLNITPKESDFVSVSDPSMTVTGEELGPLGGAFGPRQADGSLPDIDFLKLAKNSQMIDKGVNVGLKYEGEAPDLGAYEYGYVAPVIVPVDTSVASADSSTTALAASPFAFAAAVAYNASTRTLTVHHNGLGKSVRIYTVGGKNTYEQSLGGTSAETMVLPASIANGVYFVQVVMPHSVSNARVQKIKVTE, via the coding sequence ATGAAAATGAAGCGCATGTTGTGTGCGGCCGTGATTGCCTTGGCTGCAGCGGAAACTTTCGGTGCGGTCTACTACGTGGCCCCCGACGGAAAGAATACGAACAAGGGAACAAAGGATAGCCCCTTCGCGACCCTCAACAAGGCGAATTCCGTAGTGAACGCGGGCGATACCGTCTGGATTCGCGGTGGAACCTACTTGCATACGGACACGAACTATGTGAAAAACGACAATATGTTCGCGGGCATTCACTTGACCAAGAGCGGCTCAAGCGACAACAAGCGCATTCATTACCTCGCATACCCGGGCGAAAAGCCGGTCATCGACTTCAGCAAGATGCCGATTGCCGACGGTTCGAACAACATAAGGTACACTTCGGGTATCCTGATTCAGGCGCAGTACCTGCACCTGAAAGGACTCGAAGTCAAGAACGTGCCCATGAAGGGCGAATCTAACGTGGGCGTGTACATTTCACGCAGCAAGCATATCTTCTTGGAACTGATGGATAGCCACCATAACGGCGGTTCGGGATTCTTCGTGAACGAACGCGGCACGGGAAGTGCGGGCGGCCACCTGTTCTTGAACTGCGACAGTCACGACAATTACGACCCCAACGGGCGCCAGGGAGACGGACAGAATGCCGACGGCTTTGGTGTGCACTACCAGCAGGGTGGCGATACGACGAAGTTCATCGGTTGTCGTGCCTGGTGGAACAGCGACGACGGCTGGGATTTTATTAGCCAGGAATTCCCGGTAGTCATCGAGAACAGCTGGGCGATGGGCCATGGCTACAGCAACTACGGTACAGGCAAGCCGAAGGATGGCAACGGCAACGGTTTCAAGGCGGGGAGCAGCAAGACGGGTGTGCGCCACACCATCCGCAACTGCGTCGCCTGGAAAAACAAGGCGTCGGGCTTTTACGCAAACCACAGCAGCGGCGGTAACGACTGGTTCAACAATACGGCCTACATGAACGGTACTGCGTTCAACATGTGGGCGAGTACCTGGGATGCAAATGACAACCGCACCGACGGCGTCGTGCTCAAGGGGAGCAAGGCTCACGTGATGAAGAACAACATCGCCTTCCCAAACAAGACGGCCTACATTGGCGGTGAATATGCGGCGGGCGAATACAATACCTGGAACCTGAACATTACCCCGAAGGAATCGGATTTCGTGAGTGTCTCTGACCCGAGCATGACCGTGACGGGCGAGGAACTCGGGCCTCTCGGTGGTGCATTCGGCCCGCGCCAGGCCGACGGCAGCCTTCCGGATATCGACTTCCTGAAACTTGCGAAGAACAGCCAGATGATTGACAAGGGCGTGAATGTGGGGCTCAAGTACGAGGGCGAGGCTCCGGATTTGGGTGCGTACGAATACGGCTATGTGGCGCCTGTTATAGTGCCGGTCGATACGTCGGTTGCGTCGGCCGATTCCAGCACCACGGCGCTTGCAGCAAGTCCGTTCGCGTTCGCCGCGGCTGTAGCTTACAATGCTTCAACCCGCACCTTGACCGTCCATCACAACGGTTTGGGCAAGAGCGTGCGCATCTACACCGTGGGCGGAAAAAATACCTATGAACAGAGCCTCGGCGGCACTTCCGCAGAAACCATGGTCTTGCCGGCAAGTATTGCAAATGGCGTGTACTTTGTGCAGGTGGTGATGCCGCACAGTGTTTCCAATGCCCGTGTGCAAAAAATCAAGGTCACGGAGTAA
- a CDS encoding glycosyl hydrolase 53 family protein yields the protein MFGMGKIIRKIALALGAVAVAALARPYIVGVDISWVLEDESLGATYYDDGKKQDLFDILQNNGINFIRVRTFVNSCIGYAKESYSGANSNVCWCDLEHTIALAKRIKAHNMGFFLDFHMSDTWASIGHQNVPASWAGKSNAEMGKLAYNHVKTTMDALMKAGLRPDMVQVGNEINSKVAGVSLSKTADFANIINSGVRAVRETDPSIKIVMQHGQPRPEKGFADWYSKIHANIDYDAICGSTYGTTNNGQDWRDMFGLVVKNKKAVLSCEYTGERTALVNSVFYEFGDLGWGTFVWEPTRYSKKPMFDRDGQKYTANARLRELRDIAKKYNATLPDWVQVGKAVKKYNVKTTVAYGGSIAQSIEGSEIAEGSKVTFTAVPQEGWEFVAWTGDNTGNGKEYTVASLGKDVNLGATFKFVGKDSLKYEAENGVFNKTVLESTHGGFSGKGYANLDNEVGSSVTLSVVTAGEGDKDVKIVFANGSTANRPVSVAVNGKVQVESVDFESTGAWESWDSSVVTLKLPAGASTITIASLTKDGGPNIDRIEFVNKNAVIPVNPGDSVVGDSGTTVLQRIPVRSNTLRNGSRNFLVNGRSAGALKNRSGKIKVYSR from the coding sequence ATGTTTGGAATGGGTAAAATCATCAGGAAAATAGCGCTGGCTCTGGGTGCCGTGGCGGTTGCGGCGCTTGCGCGCCCGTATATCGTGGGCGTCGATATCTCGTGGGTGCTCGAAGACGAGTCCTTGGGGGCAACATACTACGATGACGGTAAAAAGCAGGATCTTTTCGACATCTTGCAGAACAACGGCATCAACTTTATCCGCGTGCGCACCTTCGTGAATTCGTGCATCGGCTACGCCAAGGAGAGCTACTCCGGCGCGAATTCCAACGTGTGCTGGTGCGACCTGGAACATACCATCGCGCTCGCCAAGCGCATCAAGGCGCACAACATGGGATTCTTCCTCGATTTCCACATGAGCGACACGTGGGCATCCATCGGCCACCAGAATGTTCCGGCCTCGTGGGCGGGCAAGAGCAATGCCGAGATGGGCAAGCTCGCCTATAACCACGTGAAGACGACCATGGATGCGCTCATGAAGGCGGGACTTCGCCCCGACATGGTGCAGGTGGGTAACGAAATCAACTCGAAGGTGGCGGGCGTTTCGCTGAGCAAGACGGCGGACTTCGCGAATATCATCAATTCGGGTGTGCGTGCGGTGCGCGAGACGGATCCTTCTATCAAGATTGTGATGCAGCATGGACAGCCGCGCCCCGAGAAGGGCTTCGCGGATTGGTACAGCAAGATTCACGCGAATATCGACTATGATGCCATTTGCGGTTCCACCTACGGCACCACGAACAACGGGCAGGATTGGCGCGATATGTTCGGCTTGGTGGTCAAGAACAAGAAGGCGGTGTTGAGCTGCGAATATACGGGCGAACGCACGGCCCTCGTGAACTCGGTGTTCTACGAATTTGGCGACCTGGGCTGGGGAACCTTCGTGTGGGAGCCGACCCGCTACAGCAAAAAACCGATGTTCGATCGCGATGGCCAGAAATATACGGCGAACGCGCGCCTTAGGGAATTGCGCGATATTGCGAAAAAATACAACGCGACGCTCCCGGACTGGGTGCAGGTCGGCAAGGCCGTAAAGAAGTACAACGTGAAGACGACTGTCGCTTACGGCGGCTCGATTGCGCAGAGCATCGAGGGTAGTGAAATTGCGGAAGGCAGCAAGGTGACCTTTACCGCCGTTCCGCAGGAGGGTTGGGAATTCGTGGCGTGGACCGGCGACAACACGGGTAACGGCAAGGAATACACGGTGGCAAGTCTCGGCAAGGATGTGAATTTGGGCGCGACCTTCAAGTTCGTGGGCAAGGATTCGCTCAAGTACGAGGCGGAAAACGGCGTGTTCAACAAGACGGTTCTCGAGTCGACGCACGGGGGCTTTTCGGGCAAGGGCTATGCGAACCTTGACAACGAGGTGGGTTCCTCGGTGACGCTTTCTGTGGTTACTGCAGGCGAGGGCGACAAGGACGTGAAAATTGTATTCGCGAACGGCTCTACGGCAAATCGCCCGGTAAGTGTTGCGGTGAATGGCAAGGTGCAGGTGGAATCGGTGGACTTCGAATCGACGGGTGCCTGGGAATCGTGGGATTCTAGCGTGGTGACGCTCAAGTTGCCTGCGGGTGCAAGCACCATCACTATCGCCTCGCTCACGAAGGATGGCGGCCCGAATATCGACCGTATCGAGTTCGTGAATAAGAATGCGGTAATCCCCGTCAATCCCGGCGACTCGGTGGTAGGCGACAGCGGCACGACGGTACTCCAGAGGATTCCCGTGCGTAGCAATACGCTCCGCAATGGTAGCCGGAACTTCTTGGTGAACGGACGTTCTGCAGGTGCCTTGAAGAACCGTTCCGGGAAAATTAAGGTATATTCAAGGTAA
- a CDS encoding family 43 glycosylhydrolase codes for MYGLGNALRGGFIGAGLSLAVGAFAASNPVVTKMFTADPAGLVHNDTMYIFTGHDEAPAGHEGYIMNDWHVFSSGDMDTWVDRGTVLSIKSFKWARGSAWASQAIERNGKFYWYVTVHDGRDFAVGVAVADHPAGPYKDAIGKALITSNMTAANSGVNYDIDPTVFIDDDGQAYIYWGNGAVMGYRLKENMVELQGNMFNVTPPSFTEAPYVHKRNGYYFLTYAYGWEERIGQATMKSPTGPVSNSKVIVGYNKNSNTSHQAFVEFHNQWYYIYHTGAIGGSFRRALCVDYAYYENDSTIANITMTDAGVKKVDHAPIRDGVYRIKARHSGLSLEDAASAVIQMDSEESESQLWALKRIDGYTYTLRNIETGKYLSFGKGNLLDTARTVEAENRIVIENFNVDDGYRLYADTASEYLGDVLNISTEAGMPLVVWKQTGTQNQSFKFEYMGDESAYGSSSSVVAESSSSEAVSSSSVETTSLIAVPENLGARIVGVSRVDGLRFSQVADYALMNLHGVVVARGHAAQVAVKNLAPGAYVVRLGGRIQKIELR; via the coding sequence ATGTATGGATTGGGAAACGCCCTTCGGGGTGGTTTTATAGGTGCAGGATTGTCGCTTGCCGTTGGTGCATTTGCCGCAAGCAATCCCGTTGTCACAAAAATGTTCACGGCAGACCCCGCGGGGCTCGTTCACAACGATACCATGTATATCTTCACGGGGCATGACGAAGCGCCCGCCGGTCACGAAGGTTACATAATGAACGACTGGCACGTATTCTCTTCGGGAGATATGGATACCTGGGTGGATCGCGGGACCGTGCTTTCTATCAAGTCGTTCAAGTGGGCACGCGGCAGTGCCTGGGCGAGCCAGGCTATCGAACGGAACGGCAAGTTCTACTGGTACGTGACCGTGCACGACGGCAGGGACTTTGCAGTTGGTGTCGCGGTTGCGGACCATCCGGCCGGCCCGTACAAGGATGCCATCGGCAAGGCGCTCATTACCAGCAACATGACTGCTGCGAATAGCGGCGTGAATTACGATATCGACCCGACCGTCTTTATCGATGACGACGGACAGGCCTATATTTATTGGGGCAACGGCGCCGTGATGGGCTACAGGCTCAAGGAAAACATGGTCGAGCTGCAAGGCAACATGTTCAACGTGACGCCGCCCAGTTTTACCGAGGCGCCGTACGTTCACAAAAGGAACGGCTACTATTTTTTGACGTATGCCTACGGCTGGGAAGAACGCATTGGCCAGGCGACCATGAAAAGTCCGACGGGGCCCGTATCCAATTCCAAGGTCATTGTCGGCTACAACAAGAATTCCAATACGAGCCACCAGGCGTTCGTTGAATTCCATAACCAGTGGTATTACATATACCATACGGGCGCGATTGGCGGCAGTTTCCGCCGTGCGCTGTGCGTGGACTACGCCTACTACGAAAACGATTCGACCATCGCGAACATCACCATGACCGACGCAGGCGTAAAGAAGGTTGACCATGCGCCAATCAGGGATGGCGTTTACCGCATCAAGGCGCGGCACAGCGGCTTGAGTCTCGAAGATGCGGCTTCCGCAGTAATCCAGATGGATTCCGAAGAAAGCGAATCGCAACTGTGGGCGCTCAAGAGAATCGACGGCTACACCTACACGCTCAGGAACATCGAAACGGGGAAGTATCTCTCGTTCGGCAAGGGAAACCTGCTTGATACGGCAAGGACCGTCGAGGCCGAGAATCGCATTGTCATCGAGAACTTTAATGTGGATGACGGTTACCGTTTGTACGCGGATACTGCAAGTGAATACCTAGGCGACGTCCTGAACATCTCTACGGAGGCGGGCATGCCGCTTGTTGTGTGGAAACAGACCGGGACGCAGAATCAGTCGTTCAAGTTCGAATACATGGGCGATGAATCTGCATATGGTTCTTCTAGCTCTGTTGTCGCCGAAAGTTCTTCTAGCGAGGCCGTGTCGAGCAGTTCCGTAGAAACCACGTCGCTGATCGCGGTGCCCGAGAATCTCGGTGCACGGATTGTCGGGGTTTCTCGCGTGGATGGATTGCGATTCTCGCAGGTTGCGGATTACGCCCTGATGAATCTGCACGGCGTGGTAGTTGCCCGCGGGCATGCTGCGCAAGTCGCTGTGAAGAACCTTGCTCCCGGCGCATACGTGGTAAGGCTCGGCGGCCGCATCCAAAAAATTGAGCTGAGGTAA
- a CDS encoding glycoside hydrolase family 43 protein: MGYSFLNKALLCGTALCAAFFPAFVLAANPLTTKFYSADAAALVHNDSLFIFAGHDEQGAQGDNNKFFLMNDWHVLVTDDMENYHDYGAVLSWRTFKWASGNAFAGHCEYRNGKFYWYVAVHHATIKQDEGFAIGVAVADHPSGPWKDAIGKALVTDDTQNDVALNIDPAIFYDGNDIWMYWGSWNAGRRVKLKENMIELASTPEDIKIRDFFEAPWMHKYRGNYYFSYASGYPSTTNYSMATSLNGPWTQKGVLNDKLDNSETNHQAIFKYLGHWYFMYHGANAPGGWTYRRSVNIDYLYYDENANIQKIKRTTTGVDKVNNALVENGTYRLTVSHSALSLVEENGIVVQRPESEKDANQFWTVERSAKNARHYTLKNYGTGRYYCPPKTLLDTVKTSATACEIRIENASAAKGYYLYGDYDSDFVGDVLNVSKDAGMPVITWVRTGADNQKVKLAKATPPAVEPESSSSIKESSSSVVAENSSSSEVAPESSSSGTTAIAPRAARQGMQVPARKGYRDLKGRSFDRRIPYRVMF; this comes from the coding sequence ATGGGATATTCTTTCTTGAACAAAGCTTTGCTTTGCGGCACTGCTCTTTGCGCTGCGTTTTTTCCGGCGTTCGTGCTTGCGGCGAACCCGCTCACTACAAAATTCTACTCTGCCGACGCCGCGGCGCTCGTGCACAACGACAGCCTGTTCATTTTTGCGGGCCACGACGAGCAGGGCGCTCAGGGGGATAACAACAAGTTCTTCTTGATGAACGACTGGCACGTGCTGGTAACCGACGACATGGAAAACTACCATGACTACGGTGCGGTACTTTCGTGGCGCACCTTCAAGTGGGCGAGCGGCAACGCCTTTGCGGGGCATTGCGAATACCGTAACGGCAAGTTCTACTGGTACGTGGCGGTACATCACGCAACAATCAAGCAGGATGAGGGTTTCGCGATTGGCGTCGCGGTGGCCGATCACCCCTCGGGCCCGTGGAAGGATGCTATTGGCAAGGCGCTCGTGACCGACGATACCCAGAACGATGTCGCGCTGAATATCGACCCCGCAATTTTCTACGACGGGAACGATATCTGGATGTATTGGGGCTCGTGGAATGCGGGCCGTCGCGTGAAACTCAAGGAAAATATGATTGAACTCGCGAGTACGCCCGAAGACATTAAGATCAGGGACTTTTTCGAGGCTCCCTGGATGCACAAGTACCGCGGCAACTACTACTTCAGTTATGCTTCGGGCTACCCGTCCACCACGAACTACTCGATGGCCACAAGCCTGAATGGCCCGTGGACGCAGAAGGGCGTGCTGAACGACAAGCTCGACAATTCCGAGACGAACCACCAGGCGATTTTCAAGTATCTCGGCCACTGGTACTTTATGTATCATGGTGCGAACGCTCCGGGTGGCTGGACCTACCGCCGCTCCGTGAATATCGACTACCTGTACTATGACGAGAATGCGAATATCCAGAAAATCAAGCGCACTACCACGGGTGTAGACAAAGTAAATAACGCGCTCGTGGAAAATGGCACGTACCGCCTGACTGTTTCGCACAGCGCCTTGTCGCTGGTCGAAGAAAACGGAATCGTGGTGCAGCGCCCCGAAAGCGAAAAGGATGCAAACCAGTTCTGGACCGTGGAACGCAGCGCGAAAAATGCCCGCCATTACACGCTCAAGAATTACGGTACCGGCCGCTACTATTGCCCGCCCAAGACACTGCTCGATACCGTCAAGACGTCGGCGACTGCCTGCGAAATCCGCATCGAGAACGCCTCTGCCGCGAAGGGCTACTACCTGTATGGCGATTACGACAGCGACTTTGTGGGCGATGTGCTGAATGTCTCGAAGGACGCAGGCATGCCTGTGATTACCTGGGTGCGTACCGGTGCCGACAACCAGAAGGTGAAACTCGCGAAGGCGACCCCGCCGGCTGTTGAACCGGAATCGTCCTCTAGCATCAAGGAGTCTTCCAGCTCTGTTGTCGCCGAAAATTCTTCGAGCAGCGAAGTCGCGCCCGAAAGTTCCAGCAGTGGAACTACCGCGATTGCTCCGCGTGCCGCTCGCCAGGGAATGCAGGTGCCTGCTCGCAAGGGTTACCGTGACCTCAAGGGCCGCAGTTTTGACAGGCGGATTCCGTATCGGGTGATGTTCTAG